In Bacillus marinisedimentorum, the genomic stretch TTGCATGTCGAGCAAATTGCAGCTTCGACCGAACAGCAGAGTGCCTCGATGAGTTCCGTGGAAGGAGCCGCTTCTGAATTGAAGCTTGTTGCCAGTCAGCTGAATGAAACAGCTGGTAAATTTAAGGTTTAGGCTATGGCAAAGGTTTTTGCTTTTATCACAAGTTGATTGCCTGTCAACGGAAGACTGGTCTAATGTGAATCCGGCCAATCATGAAATTCACCTGAAATAAGGCATCGGACAACTTCAGGATGGTCAAATTTTAAAGTGAAAGAATGAAGCCCTGTCGTACTGCAGACAGGGCTTTATTTCTTCGGGCTGTTTTTATTCGTGCAGAGGATTTTCCCGGGTGTTTCTAGAAATTAACGTGAGGGTTTTCCAGGGGAAGTTGGTATGAAACGGAAATCGGGAAGAAGAATGATAGAGTGCAGCAGGAAAAGGAGGATGTGACATGATTCAGGTTCTAGATGAAGCCCATCTGGAGGAAACGGTCCGTTTTCTGGCAGCATATAATGCAAAAGATGAGCATTATGTTGCTTGGCTCGAACAAACGAAAGTGCTCCTGGGACAACAGCTGGAAGATGCTTTGCGAGATAATGTCCCTATTCTTATATGCAAAGAGGCCGGAAAGATTTGCGGTTTTTTGGGTATATCCATATCCCGTGAACAGGGCATTGCCCGCCTGCTTGGTCCGGTTGTGAAGCCTGATTATTGGAACAATACTGTGCCGCTCTTGTGGAACGAGCTGGTGAAGCTTTTACCGGAAAGTGCAAAAGAGGTCCGTATCGCGTTTTACGGCGATAACACACAATGCAAAAAGTTTGCGGCTGACTACGGATTTGAGTTATATAATGCTGAAATGCAAATGATGTATCCCAAAACGAAAGAGCATGCTTTTTCAGAACCTGAGGCCGATATTATTCTCATTGATTTCCGCAATGAGGACCTGGAAGCGCTGAAAAAATTTCATCCGGAAGGCGCCTATTTTACAGTGAACGAAATGCTGTTGCGTTTAAATGAGAATAACCGGCTTGTCATGGCCTTTTCAGAAGGGAAGGCGGCGGGTTATGTATACTATGAGATGCTGCCTGAAGAAAAAGCGTGCGAGGTCTGTTTTGTCAATGTCGAAAGCAGCATGAGAGGCAAAGGAATCGGCACCAGGCTAATAGAGGGAGTCATCGAGGATTCATTCCTGCAGCCGGGAATCGATAGAGTCGACATTTCTGTCCGGCTGAAAAACCGAAAAGCCGCATCCCTCTACAGGCGGATGGGGTTTGAGGAAGAGAAGACAGTTTTTGCTTATCGGAAGGTACTGTCATTTCCATAATTAGCTGTATTATATAAAAAGCTGAACCGCAGCCGGCAGGGGCGGCGGATCAGCTTTTTTGTCCATTAGGCCCGGTTCTGTTCTTTTCTGGACTGTCGAATGAAAAACAGTTCATAGACCACTGGTGTGAAAATGAGTGTCAACAGGGTTGAAGAGGTAAGACCTCCGATTACGGTGATTGCAAGGCCTTTTGAAATCAAGGTTCCCGAAGATGTCGTAAAAGCGAGCGGCATTAAGGCGGCTACCGTAGCAAAGGCTGTCATCAAAATTGGACGCAGTCTTGTTTTGCCGGCTTCGATAAGCGCATCCCGGATGGTCATTCCCTTTTCATCGAGGTTCTGGCCAATCCGGTCGACAAGCACAATAGCATTTGTCGTTACAATGCCAATCAGCATCAACAGGCCGATCATCACACTGACAGACATCGGTTCACCGGCGATAAACAGGCCGACAAGTGAACCGATTGGCACAAAGAGGAGGGATGCAAGGATGACAAAAGGTATCCTCGCTTTTCCGAATGTAATCAGCATTGTGATATATACGAGGCCGATTGCGACGAGCATCGCAATGCCGAGCTGCTGAAATGTCTCCACCGTCTCATCGCTTCCCCCTCCGCCTTCAAATGACACGCCAGGCGGCAGCTCAATGTTTTCCTTCACACCGTTAATCACTTCACTTGATACCTGCTGGATATCATTCCCGCGTATCTGGGCTGAAACACGGGCGAATATTTTTCCGTCCAGCTTTTGAATGGATGTGTAGGTATCGATTTCTTGTACTTGAGCTGCTTCGGTGAGCGGGACTGGTCCTCTTGGGGTGAATAATACTGTGTCCTTCAACATCTGGATTGAATCGATTTTACTGTCATAGGAGAGCTGGACTTTCTGTTCCGTTCCATTGAGCTTGAGATCGCCAATGGTAACAGGTTTGGTCTGGTCCGAAATGGTGCCGAGGACCTGGTAACCGGAAAGTTCCAGTTTGCTGGCTTGTTCAGGATC encodes the following:
- a CDS encoding GNAT family N-acetyltransferase, whose amino-acid sequence is MIQVLDEAHLEETVRFLAAYNAKDEHYVAWLEQTKVLLGQQLEDALRDNVPILICKEAGKICGFLGISISREQGIARLLGPVVKPDYWNNTVPLLWNELVKLLPESAKEVRIAFYGDNTQCKKFAADYGFELYNAEMQMMYPKTKEHAFSEPEADIILIDFRNEDLEALKKFHPEGAYFTVNEMLLRLNENNRLVMAFSEGKAAGYVYYEMLPEEKACEVCFVNVESSMRGKGIGTRLIEGVIEDSFLQPGIDRVDISVRLKNRKAASLYRRMGFEEEKTVFAYRKVLSFP